The DNA window AGCTGCGTGCAGGCTGTCTGAATCGTAGCGCGGCGCCGTACAACCCTCAACATAGTTAATGCTGGCACCTTGGTCAACAATGATCAGCGTACGTTCGAATTGACCGGTATTGATCTCATTGATGCGAAAATAAGCTTGCATCGGTGTTTTAACTTGAACACCCTTAGGTACATAAATAAAGGAACCGCCAGACCAGACAGCTGCATTTAAAGCAGCAAATTTGTTCGTTGCTGGTGCGACGAGTTTGCCAAACCACTTTTTGAACAAGGCTGGATACTGCTGAAGAGCTGTATCTGTATCCGTGAAAATAATTCCTTGCTGTGAAAATTGTTCCTTGATATTGTGATATACGACCTCCGACTCATACTGGGCACTTGAGCCAGCCAAATATTGCCGTTCAGCTTGCGGCACGCCTAAACGATCGAAAGTCGCCTTGATACCGGCAGGAACATCGTTCCAATCACGGTATTTTTTATCGGTCGCACGTTGAAAATAATGCAGCTGATCAAGTTTCAAATCTGTCAGATCTGGACCAAAATCCGGCATCGACAATTTTTTATAAATTGCAAAGGCATGAAGCCGGTAGCTGAGCATCCAGTCCGGTTCGTGTTTGGCAGCGGAAATTTCGCGCACGATTTGCTCATTAAGACCAATTCCGGTTGAATATACCGGCTGAAAATCATCATGAAATTCAGAATTTGTTTGCCTATCAAAATCAGTCATATTAGAGACTCCCTAGAAAGATGGCGATTGAAAAAATGCTGCGTATCAACGATGGCAGCTAACAAACGGTCAACATCTTCGATCGTATTATAGAAATAAAAGCTAGCCCGGCAAGTCGCCGATAACGATAAATAATGCAGTAAAGGCTGGGCACAATGCTGACCAGCACGAATCGCGATCCCCTCATCATCGAAAATAGTCGCAACATCATGCGGATGGAGGCCATCTAAGTTAAATGAAATAATGCCATTATGATCACTAGGGTCGTTTGAACCATAAAGCTGAACACCGTTCAATTTTTGCAAACGCGGCCAAGCATAACTGACCAGTTGACGATCTTGGTTTTCGATCTGCTCAAAGCCTACCTGCTGCAAGTAGCTCAGTGCAGAACCAAAAGCAATGACACCAGCAATGTTCTGCGTACCAGCTTCAAAACGCAAGGCGCCTTGTTTGAAAGTCGCTGATTGTTCAGTGACCTCTTCAACCATTTCGCCACCGTAAAATTCTGGCGACATATCATCAAGTAACGCTTGTTTGCCATATAAAACACCAACGCCTGTCGGGCCTAACATTTTATGCGCAGAAAAAGCCATAAAATCACAATCCAGATCCTGAACATCAATCGCCATATGCGGTGCACTTTGGGCCGCATCCACGATCATGACTGCACCATGTTCGTGAGCTAAGGCAGTTAATTGTTTAATCGGCTGCCGGCTGCCGAGCACATTAGAAACCTGAGTAATACTAACAATTTTCGTCCTGGCATTAATTATTCCTTCGGCCGCTGCCAAGTCGATAAGACCCTGCTGGTTGGCCGCCAAATAGCGTAAATGCGCACCAGTTTTTTTTGCGACCTGCTGCCAAGGCACTAAGTTGCTGTGGTGTTCCAAAAGCGAAATAACGATCTCATCACCGGCTTGCAAATGACTCAGGCCCCACTGCCGAGCCAGCCAATTCAAGCCTTCAGTCGTACTACGTGTAAAAACAATTTCTTCACGAGAAGCCGCATTTAAAAAGTGCTGCACATGATCACGAACCGCTTCATAAGCTTGGGTAGCTTGTTGGGCCAACGTATGTGTGCCACGATGAATATTGGCATTCTCATCTGTATAGTAATGATTGATCCGATCAATAACCACTTGGGGTTTTTGACTGGTAGCCGCATTATCCAAGTAACAGAGTTGATGGCCGTTGACTTTCCTTGCTAGAATCGGAAAGTCAGCCAGATATGGATTATTCGCCATTTTCCGATAACCTCTTTTCCAATAACTGATTTAACTCCGTTCGAACACTTGCGATCGGCAATTGATTCAGCAAATCATCAAAAAAACTCTTTACAAGCAAACGGCGGGCAGCTGAAGCCGAGAGACCGCGGCTCATCAAATAGTAAAGCTGTTGTGGACTGACACGGCCAATACTAGCAGCATGACCAGCTTCAACATCGTTTTCGTCTATCAATAAAATCGGATTTGCATCGCCGTTTGCAGTCGGCGACAACAATAAGACACGACTGGTCTGCTCTGAATTAGCAGCATGTGCACCTTTGATAATTCTACCGATCGCATTATAGATCAGTCGTCCCTGCTGCAAAATGACACCCCGCTGGTTGATCTGGCCGGTCGTATGTTTTCCAATATGAATGAGTTTCGTCATTAAAACCTGCTGTTGTTTGCGATCAGCTAAACTCACGACGCGTAGATCGGCTTTGGAACCGTCGCCCTCTAAAGTCGCCGCACAGTCAGCGATCAAATTATTTAAATTCATTTCGGCCAAAAGCCAATCTACCTGAGCATTAGCTGCCAGATGACTCTCACGATTAATGTAACTGGTTGTTGAATGCTGTAATTGATCCACAGCAAAACACGCTAAACGACTGTCCGGACCAGCGATCAGTTGTAAAACACTATTCAATCGCGTCGAAACGCCATCAGCTGTAGTCTTTGTGATCTGCAGGATCGATGCTTGCACGTCTGCACCGGTCACGAGCAAAATGTGCTGTTCGATCTCCGCGGCGCTGTCGATCTGCAGCAATAGTTCGATCGGAGCTGATAAGTGCAGCTGATCGGGTAGATAAATAAACAGGCCGCAATTCCAATAAGCAGCATGTAAAGCTGAGATCCGGTCACTTGGTTTGCGAGTTAAATAAGATCGTACCAAAGCTGTTTGCTTAGCGGCTGCGGCGGCAAGATCCATGACAAGAACACCCTTTTCCTGCAGCTGCTGGGAAA is part of the Oenococcus sicerae genome and encodes:
- the sufB gene encoding Fe-S cluster assembly protein SufB, with translation MTDFDRQTNSEFHDDFQPVYSTGIGLNEQIVREISAAKHEPDWMLSYRLHAFAIYKKLSMPDFGPDLTDLKLDQLHYFQRATDKKYRDWNDVPAGIKATFDRLGVPQAERQYLAGSSAQYESEVVYHNIKEQFSQQGIIFTDTDTALQQYPALFKKWFGKLVAPATNKFAALNAAVWSGGSFIYVPKGVQVKTPMQAYFRINEINTGQFERTLIIVDQGASINYVEGCTAPRYDSDSLHAAVVEVNVAKDAYCRYTTIQNWSNNVYSMETKKAAAMENATMEWIDGNLGSKITMKYPSVYLNGQGARGTMLSIAVAGAGMDQDNGARMIHNAANTSSSIISKSISKDGGAVDYRGTVRFGEHSQGSKSHVECDTIIMDDKSSSDTIPINEIHNGQISLEHEARVSKISEEQLYYLMSRGISEAAATQMIIMGFIEPFTKKLPMEYAVELNRLIEFQMVGSIG
- a CDS encoding cysteine desulfurase — its product is MANNPYLADFPILARKVNGHQLCYLDNAATSQKPQVVIDRINHYYTDENANIHRGTHTLAQQATQAYEAVRDHVQHFLNAASREEIVFTRSTTEGLNWLARQWGLSHLQAGDEIVISLLEHHSNLVPWQQVAKKTGAHLRYLAANQQGLIDLAAAEGIINARTKIVSITQVSNVLGSRQPIKQLTALAHEHGAVMIVDAAQSAPHMAIDVQDLDCDFMAFSAHKMLGPTGVGVLYGKQALLDDMSPEFYGGEMVEEVTEQSATFKQGALRFEAGTQNIAGVIAFGSALSYLQQVGFEQIENQDRQLVSYAWPRLQKLNGVQLYGSNDPSDHNGIISFNLDGLHPHDVATIFDDEGIAIRAGQHCAQPLLHYLSLSATCRASFYFYNTIEDVDRLLAAIVDTQHFFNRHLSRESLI
- a CDS encoding SufB/SufD family protein, producing MTRPIAADLVTRCRQRAILDHEPEWLIQQRCQALLMSQDLDWPKYPRVSRTLFSRPVMPSQSRIQQQKAVISDQQTIKVTQKNMSTLTITVSQQLQEKGVLVMDLAAAAAKQTALVRSYLTRKPSDRISALHAAYWNCGLFIYLPDQLHLSAPIELLLQIDSAAEIEQHILLVTGADVQASILQITKTTADGVSTRLNSVLQLIAGPDSRLACFAVDQLQHSTTSYINRESHLAANAQVDWLLAEMNLNNLIADCAATLEGDGSKADLRVVSLADRKQQQVLMTKLIHIGKHTTGQINQRGVILQQGRLIYNAIGRIIKGAHAANSEQTSRVLLLSPTANGDANPILLIDENDVEAGHAASIGRVSPQQLYYLMSRGLSASAARRLLVKSFFDDLLNQLPIASVRTELNQLLEKRLSENGE